In Quercus robur chromosome 11, dhQueRobu3.1, whole genome shotgun sequence, the following proteins share a genomic window:
- the LOC126707275 gene encoding 7-deoxyloganetin glucosyltransferase-like, translated as MSSIRAATKPHVVCVPAPVQGHITPMLKLAKLLHHKGFHITFVNTEYNHNRLLRSRGPNSLDGLPDFHFETIPDGLPPSDADVSQDIPSLVKSATIKTCLLPLCNLISKLNDTSSSNVPPVTSIVSDGCMSFTLDAADKFGIPCVLFWTPSACGFLSYMHYRHLVERGLVPLKDANYLTNGYLETPIDWIPGMKNIRLKDLPSFIRTTDENDIMLNFKIRESERAPRASAVILNTFDSFEQEVLDALSSMLPRIYTIGPLMLLADQIKDDNLKSIGSNLWKEESGCVEWLNSKEPNSVVYVNYGSITIMTPHQLIEFAWGLANSEKPFLWVIRPDLVGGNSTIVPSEFVTKTKDRGMLASWCHQEQILKHPSIGCFLTHSGWNSTLESVCCGVPMISWPFFAEQLTNCRYCCVEWGVGMEIDNNVQRDEVEKLVRELMDGEKGKELKKKAMEWKIKAEDATKPSGSSYQNMEKLISEVLLAGNV; from the exons ATGAGTTCCATTAGAGCAGCTACTAAACCTCATGTAGTTTGCGTCCCAGCTCCAGTTCAAGGCCACATAACTCCAATGCTAAAGCTAGCCAAACTCCTCCACCACAAAGGGTTTCACATAACTTTTGTAAACACAGAGTATAACCACAATCGCTTACTCAGGTCTAGAGGCCCTAACTCTCTTGATGGCTTGCCGGACTTTCATTTCGAAACCATTCCCGATGGCCTCCCACCATCAGACGCAGATGTCAGCCAAGACATTCCCTCTCTTGTTAAATCGGCCACCATAAAGACTTGCCTACTCCCACTTTGCAACCTCATTTCTAAACTCAACGACACTTCGTCTTCGAATGTGCCTCCTGTTACCTCTAtcgtctctgatggttgtatgtCCTTCACTCTCGATGCTGCTGACAAGTTCGGAATTCCATGTGTGCTTTTCTGGACACCTAGTGCTTGCGGTTTCTTGAGCTATATGCATTATCGCCATCTAGTTGAACGAGGTTTAGTGCCCCTCAAAG ATGCGAACTATCTAACAAATGGATACTTGGAAACTCCAATCGATTGGATTCCCGGGATGAAAAATATTCGTCTTAAGGATCTTCCAAGTTTTATTAGAACTACAGATGAGAATGACATCATGCTCAACTTCAAAATCCgcgaaagtgagagagctccAAGAGCTTCAGCTGTCATTTTGAACACATTTGACTCCTTTGAACAAGAAGTGTTAGATGCTCTATCTTCCATGCTTCCTCGTATATACACGATTGGACCACTTATGTTGCTGGCTGATCAAATTAAGGACGATAACTTGAAATCAATAGGTTCCAATCTATGGAAAGAAGAATCGGGCTGTGTGGAATGGTTAAATTCAAAAGAACCCAACTCGGTAGTATATGTAAATTATGGTAGTATAACTATCATGACACCTCACCAACTCATTGAGTTTGCTTGGGGGTTAGCAAATAGTGAAAAACCCTTCTTGTGGGTTATAAGGCCTGATCTTGTGGGAGGCAATTCAACTATTGTTCCTTCTGAATTTGTTACCAAAACTAAAGATAGAGGCATGTTAGCAAGTTGGTGTCATCAAGAACAAATCCTTAAGCACCCATCAATAGGGTGTTTTTTAACACATAGCGGGTGGAATTCAACACTTGAGAGTGTGTGTTGTGGAGTTCCAATGATCTCTTGGCCTTTTTTCGCTGAGCAACTGACAAATTGTCGATATTGTTGTGTTGAGTGGGGCGTTGGGATGGAGATAGATAATAACGTTCAAAGAGATGAAGTGGAGAAACTTGTTAGAGAATTAATGGATGgtgagaaaggaaaagaattgAAGAAGAAGGCAATGGAGTGGAAGATAAAAGCAGAGGATGCTACCAAACCTAGCGGTTCCTCTTACCAAAACATGGAAAAATTGATTTCCGAAGTTCTCTTAGCTGGAAATGTTTGA